Within Mongoliitalea daihaiensis, the genomic segment TGGAAGCTTACCGAATGCAGTTTATAAGTAAGAAAAGTGTTGTCGGCGAACTCTTTGCAGAAATGCGCACTATACCAAATGAACAAAAAAAAGCATTTGGCCAGGTTGTGAACGAAGTAAAAGAACTAGCTGAATCCAAGTTTAAAGAACTTATCGAGCATGTCTCGGCCTCTACTAAGCAATCCAAATCTACTGAATTAGACCTCACACTTCCTCCTTCTAATCTTTCAGCTGGCGGTATTCACCCCTTGACTGCTACCCGACAGCGTATCATTGAGATTTTTGAGCGTATCGGATTTAACTTATCTGAAGGTCCTGAGATCGAAGATGATTGGCATAACTTTACAGCATTAAACTTTCCTGAAAACCACCCTGCTCGAGAAATGCAGGACACTTTTTTCTTAGAAAAAAATCCAGACATTGCTTTACGAACACATACTTCTTCGGTGCAAGTCCGAGTCATGGAAAATCAGAAACCACCAATCCGTACACTTTCTCCGGGGAGAGTTTACAGGAATGAAGCTATTTCTGCAAGGGCTCATTGCATTTTCCATCAGGTAGAGGGCTTGTATGTAGATAAAAATGTAGGATTTGCCGATTTGAAAAACACCTTATACCACTTTGCCAAGGAAATGTTTGGGAAGGAAACAAAGGTAAGATTTAGACCTTCGTATTTCCCATTCACAGAACCAAGCGCTGAGATTGATATCAGCTGTCAGCTTTGCGGAGGAAAAGGCTGCAATGTCTGTAAAGGTACGGGATGGGTTGAAATCGGGGGTTCAGGAATGGTAGACCCCAATGTCTTGGAAAACTGTGGGATAGACTCCAAAGAATATACAGGTTTTGCCTTTGGAATGGGCATAGAGCGTATCGCCATGCTGAAGTATCAAATCAAAGATTTACGCTTATTCACTGAAAACGATGTGCGGTTTTTACAACAATTCCGCTCGCTAGTATAACCACAAAAGCTCTCCTCTGGGGAGCTTTTTTTAATTGGATGTGACACGAATAGTGGTCAAAAAGTCTCCAATCTCCCGCAGGAACTTGGGGTTTTTGGCCGCAGCATTGCCTACTACAACTATATCTGCTCCTGCTTGATATGCGGCCTTTACAGCATTTAAATCTCGTAGTCCTCCACCTACAAACAAGGGGGCTTGGATATGTCTCTTAAATGATTTGATCAACTGAGCTGGCACTGCTTGACTGGCGCCACTCCCTGCTTCCAAATAAAAGTATTGTAGACCTAAGTACTTTCCAGCCAATGCCGTAGCCACCATCAATTCGGGCTTATCGGAAGGAAGAGGCAAGGTCTGAGAAATATATTGTATGCTGCTGTGATTGCCTCCATCCACCAGCATATAGCCTGTAGGAAGGACTTCCATTGTTGTTTTTGCCAATAAAGGAGCCACGGTCACGTGTTGCCCTATCAGCAAGTCAGGATTCCTGCCTGATATCAACGAAAGGAATAAAATACCATCAGCTAACTCTGAAAATTGAATGGCATTTCCCGGAAAAATTAGTACCGGTATGTTCGGAAGGGCTGATTTGATGCACCGAATGATATCATCGAGATTTTTTTGCTGCACCAAACTCCCTCCAACCAAAATAAAGTCGATAGGAGTATCAGACATGCTCAAAAGTAGCTCTTGAAAAGAGGGTATATCTACTATATCATCTGGATCAATCAACCAAGCAAGAGCCTTATTCCCGGTGAGAACAAATGATTGGAAGGTTTGTGCAATGGAATTAGGATTCATCTTCGGTTGGGGCCACAGTCTCTTGTTCATTCAATCGCTTTATCAGCAACTCTTTCCCATAGTTCATAGCGAGTGGCAGCAAAGCCATACCAATTCTTCCCAAAAGTCCCGGTTGATTTTTTTGAGTCAGCCTATGTTGCAATTCCTCATCAAGTAACCCTTCCTTTTCTAACACCTCCAGGACTTTCTCCGTCTTCTTTTTCTTTTTCGAGCCAAGTATTTTGAATGTAGCTGCAGCAATCAATGCAGAACCAAGCACTACAGCACCCATTTTGAGGTAATCTCCTGATTCATTTTTGGCAATGGAGAGTTGCATTTTAAGTGTCTGCTCCAATTCCTCTGCTTTTTTTTGAAGCTCTTGATTAGTCATCATTTCTTGGGGTTTTGTCCGCTCCAAAGATAAATGCCTTCAAAAAGGTCTTCAACGATCTCCCGAAAGACCTAGAATCTCTCGCTAAGAAGAAAATCAGGAATACAATCAAATACAAAATGGCTACCAATAAAAATCCTTTGTACGATGAATACATCAAATCACTCAAATAAAATGCGAGCGATAAACTCATAAATAAAAGAATCATTACCGAAAAAACGCCCATCAAAACGAGTAAAAAAACTCTGGTAAGAATCATTGAAATCTGCTCGGAGATTTCGCTCTTGACCATATTTATACGAACCTCGATGAGTTGCTTGATTGTCTGTACAATCTCTGAAATATTAAACATGCGATTAGACGTTGTTGAAAGTTGAATACAATATACAGCAAAAATCGTGCATCAAAAACAGTCTGTGGCTTCAGGTTCCTGATTTTCGGTGTAAAACTGATAAGTCAACACGTGCTCTATCGCCTTTCGGATAGCTTGATTTATGGGAAATTGATCCGCCGTAAGTCCTTGATCAATCGTAAAAAGTTGAGCATAATAACCACTACTCGACGGAATTTCCAATCCCTGATTGACTGCTTGGGCTGTCAACTCAAAGGCGGATTGCTTTTCGGTTTTTATCTTTTTACAGGTGATAATTTCTTTTTGTCCATGCTTGTTGGTCCGGTGAGATGAACTGAACAAGCGACAAATCATCCCCCGATTGTGATAATCTGAACAAAACCCCATGGCACCATCTTCTGAAAGGCTTTTATAAACTATGCACCAGTCATCTTCTGTCTTGCTATCCAATAAGTCAAGCGCTGCTTCTGCCTTTCCCTTGTCATACAAATCAAACGCTAAGGGTATAA encodes:
- a CDS encoding YkgJ family cysteine cluster protein, producing the protein MNLREKSTEVRRVFDQLDQEVKAFMDVSQLTCISGCGKCCSNPKVSATVMEFIPLAFDLYDKGKAEAALDLLDSKTEDDWCIVYKSLSEDGAMGFCSDYHNRGMICRLFSSSHRTNKHGQKEIITCKKIKTEKQSAFELTAQAVNQGLEIPSSSGYYAQLFTIDQGLTADQFPINQAIRKAIEHVLTYQFYTENQEPEATDCF
- the pheS gene encoding phenylalanine--tRNA ligase subunit alpha produces the protein MIQEKIEKIKEAIQEAKAANQEQLEAYRMQFISKKSVVGELFAEMRTIPNEQKKAFGQVVNEVKELAESKFKELIEHVSASTKQSKSTELDLTLPPSNLSAGGIHPLTATRQRIIEIFERIGFNLSEGPEIEDDWHNFTALNFPENHPAREMQDTFFLEKNPDIALRTHTSSVQVRVMENQKPPIRTLSPGRVYRNEAISARAHCIFHQVEGLYVDKNVGFADLKNTLYHFAKEMFGKETKVRFRPSYFPFTEPSAEIDISCQLCGGKGCNVCKGTGWVEIGGSGMVDPNVLENCGIDSKEYTGFAFGMGIERIAMLKYQIKDLRLFTENDVRFLQQFRSLV
- a CDS encoding phosphoglycerol geranylgeranyltransferase, which produces MNPNSIAQTFQSFVLTGNKALAWLIDPDDIVDIPSFQELLLSMSDTPIDFILVGGSLVQQKNLDDIIRCIKSALPNIPVLIFPGNAIQFSELADGILFLSLISGRNPDLLIGQHVTVAPLLAKTTMEVLPTGYMLVDGGNHSSIQYISQTLPLPSDKPELMVATALAGKYLGLQYFYLEAGSGASQAVPAQLIKSFKRHIQAPLFVGGGLRDLNAVKAAYQAGADIVVVGNAAAKNPKFLREIGDFLTTIRVTSN
- a CDS encoding phage holin family protein, translated to MFNISEIVQTIKQLIEVRINMVKSEISEQISMILTRVFLLVLMGVFSVMILLFMSLSLAFYLSDLMYSSYKGFLLVAILYLIVFLIFFLARDSRSFGRSLKTFLKAFIFGADKTPRNDD